The following proteins come from a genomic window of Sander vitreus isolate 19-12246 chromosome 14, sanVit1, whole genome shotgun sequence:
- the ptp4a2b gene encoding protein tyrosine phosphatase type IVA 2, with translation MGRLANMNRPAAVEIAYECMRFVITHNPTNATLNKFTEELKKCDVNTLVRVCDATYDKTPVEKEGIQVLDWPFDDGAPPPTQIVDDWLKLLNTKFREEPGCCIAVHCVAGLGRAPVLVALALIESGMKYEDAVQFIRQKRRGAFNSKQLLYLEKYRPKMRLRFKDTNSHNCCVQ, from the exons ATGGG cCGTCTCGCCAACATGAACCGCCCCGCTGCAGTCGAGATTGCCTACGAGTGCATGAGGTTCGTCATCACCCACAACCCCACCAATGCCACACTCAACAAGTTCACCGAG GAGCTGAAAAAGTGTGACGTGAACACACTGGTGAGAGTTTGTGATGCCACTTACGATAAGACTCCGGTAGAGAAAGAGGGGATTCAGGTCCTG GACTGGCCCTTCGATGATGGTGCCCCTCCTCCCACCCAGATTGTGGACGACTGGCTCAAGCTGCTCAACACCAAGTTTCGAGAGGAACCTGGCTGCTGCATCGCTGTGCACTGTGTGGCAGGGCTTGGCCG AGCTCCAGTCTTGGTGGCCTTAGCCCTCATTGAAAGTGGGATGAAGTATGAGGATGCTGTGCAGTTCATAAGGCA GAAGAGACGTGGAGCCTTCAACTCCAAACAGCTTCTCTACCTCGAGAAATACAGACCCAAAATGCGTCTGAGGTTCAAGGATACCAACAGCCACAACTGCTGTGTGCAGTAG